The genomic interval TGGTCCTTATTTTGGGTATGGTCGAATTTTTTCTGACGATAGTTCTAAATCGgttcaaaatatataaaaacaaaatgccTGCCAAAATTTCAGcccttaattttaatattcattcatctttGACTCTGAATATCTATTGAAGCGATAAAGTTAGTGAAAAATCATACCGGACCTTTTGTGTAGAGCATTGAATATCCCCTAAGAAATCATATAGTCTAAAATCTTAAGTATATATGTTAATGACTTATAAAATTGCAAAGAACGAGATGACATTTCGACATGTTATTTACATTTAAAACTTTGACTGCCGAGGGACACGGGTTCATATCAAAATTAAGGGCTGAAATTTGGCaggcatttttttcatacattatgAATCGATCTAGGACtatcgtcaaaaaaaaattcaaacatacctcaaataaggaccaccctaatgtatgtataaatataggaAAGAACATGTTTTTCGTCAATATACGTACAAATGAATGTTAATTCACGAAATTATTTAGATACACAAAAACGAGCGACAGAAAAAACCGACTAAAGAAATATTAATAGATGAGATCACTTCGAACAGTATTGGAGAACGAAGTAGACTATATGCAATATAGCACTCTCATATATAAATTGTATCGAGTAAATGATAATATACTTgaatattgtaattaatatatGTAATGTAGTGGCTGCGAATGggtatcaatttttaattatataaattttttcccctttgttCTTAGGAGCTGGATGTactcttcatttcattttcaaattagtATTCCGAGTTTGCTGGTGATATGTACAAATGTTTGTTCCGTATCGCGTATTGCGACGATTGGAATCAATCACGTATCTTATAAGTTACAGTTCATTGtgcgagaaataattttagTGATATGAACGCGAGCTGTATAAtgtctttaaaaaaaaaaaaaaaaaaactatggtatttctttctttcatgtCATGAAATCATCAATAAATTGGGACAAAAAGATCAACTCCGTTTtcttaaataataaaaaaaaaaaagagtactCATGGCTTCGCGTTTTGAGTGATTCTTCCACCGATATGAAATTCATATTactatagaaaaatatttctagaAGCAGCTGaattattgtgaaaaaataaaagaaaagttatCATACAGGGTAGCCCGaacagaaataattataaaaattagtgacggttaaaaataaaatttaatatttactTCGCCATTATGGTATACAGTGAAATAATTTCTGTGTCTATAACTGCATTTTATCGACGACTAGAGGAAATTTTGTCTAGCTTcctcttcctatttttttgCTGTACAACCTGTGTACGTGTTATAAGGAGTTATTTGGATGAATCTTTAAttctttatacatacataatatcaaTTACGTTCGACAATTTTCACGTTATCGATTGAATAAAAGGAAatagaggaagtaaaaaaggGAGTAAAACGCATGCATGCTGCTCGAATGTGTTtgataagaagaaaatgaaagattaaCAGATCAACAGTATTTAAAAGTGAATGCTAAAAATCATTTTATGtgccacagaaaaaaaagaaaaatagaacgcAGAATactaatggaaataaaaattcacgagatgaataaataaatgtgtcAAATATTTTAACGATTGCGTTTATAGACGATATACCCATGTACGAGTTCAATAAACGGTGTtgttatgttttttttatatttccaaagaagcaaaacaaacaaactgaAAACCTTCTTGACTGTTATATATAGTTcatattaattgattaattatttattaatacacatacatatggaTTGGATACGTGTAAAACTCTTTCGCTGTTTATTTTGTATGTTCATACtatacaatgataataatatgatacttacaattaaatattttgtGACGGTAGCTTGTAAgaatatactatatgtatgttggatgaaataaaaattcagggAAACCGTTTACTCCTAATGAATcgacgatgaaatatttcaaataattattgtattcAAGAATCAACATTTTCTCCATCTCCGAAATGTGAGAATCACGTAACGTGTCGTTATGGTAATTCTAATCGTAATAGGAGATTCAGAGTTGgaatttcgattttatcgTGCTGCTATTATTTGTACTAGCGACGCATTTGCAATCTCTTATCCATTGAGGATATGCTAAATATAGAACTGTTCTTTTTCACAATTAGCAATTAGTAAACCTCAATGCACATTGTATACAAggttaaatgaaaaaacatagCATTAATTATGTTCGGACAtagatttgaaaatgattaaATTAAAACCCTAATATGCGTTGTATCGAATCGTGGTTCATTTTTATGCGGTTACTTGAGGCCAAGTGATTATTCGGCATCCTGTACATGCTGATATCGCaagaatataaatttcatgGGATGATTGGTATCAACCTCATATGGCATTCGTGTTTTTCGTTACGCATTGACGTATTGCATGTACGGTAATCACCTCTAATTCTTGATCGCATCGGGACACTTGTATCTAATTTCTCACAAAACGGATCAACGGGTTTGTTTGAAACGTTAGACTGTATTTGGATTGTTCGGGATATTTCGGATTTTCGTTGAGAAAATCATTAAAATTTGCACACTACAGTGTTTGTCTTTAAACTAAAATCAAAATGCCGGACGTTGGGCTTCAGAAAAGGTGAGAGTTATTTTGTTAACTGTAGTATGCTTTTATTGAATTTAACGAGCATTTCAAACTTTACTTTGTGTTCTTTTCATTCACATTTTCAAGGAAACCTACGCTAACTTCGGCGGACAACCCTTCGTCGATTGTGATTCCCAATCTTGTTAATAATTTGGCTACCAACAAGACTGTCTTTAAGGTTGACCAATAAAGTTGATAAAGCGGATTATctgtaattttatcatttgaaaatttcaatttttttactagtGTAACTTAAATTTCAGCTCGGGCAAAGGAAATCTGGCACGAAACCGCGAACAACACTTCAAGATTTCCATCAGCTTAAAGAGCAATGTTTATCGAAAGAAGTGCTGTTCGAAGATCCAGACTTTCCAGCGCGTATATCTTCGGtttatttgaagaaaagatGCGACAGAACCATGACTTCGCAGATGATCGAGTGGAAACGCCCAAAAGTATAATTTCACCGACGAAATACTCGAAACTCTCTTTCATCCCcataaaaaaatgatctttTTTAGGAATTAGTCGATGATCCACAATTTGTGGTCGACGGATTTTCGAGATTTGATGTGAAACAAGGATCTGTCGGAGATTGTTGGTTCCTTGCTGCACTCGCCAATTTGTCGCTTTATCCAAATTTATTTTGCCAAGTTGTACCATCTGACCAAGGTTTCGGGGAAGGATACgctggaatttttcatttccggtGAGCCAAATGATTCCAAAAACATATTTTATCTCGAAATCTTTATAGACGAAAtccaaattcttattttttttcaaacaagatTTTGGCAGTGCGGAAAGTGGGTGGATGTGGTCATAGACGATCGTTTACCAACACGAGGCGGAGAACTTCTGTTTTTGAGATCTAATACAGCTAATGAATTTTGGAGTCCACTGTTCGAAAAAGCTTACGCGAAACTTTACGGCTGCTACGACGCTTTGGATGGGGGTTGGATCAGAGAAGCTAGTGAAGACTTTACTGGAGGAGTGGCCGAAAATTTTAAAGTGGAAGATGCATCTTCGGATCTATTTGAACTATTATTATCCGCTCATCAAAGGCAATCGCTCCTGGGATGTTCGATAATTCCGGTAAATTGACGAGCgattgatgaaatttcgaaagattaacattgagaaaatataaactCCCGAAAATTAACGTTTAGGAGAGTAGTGAAGCCGCCGAAGCTACGAAAACCATTCGTGGCGGAGAGGGCGAAGGTAATCAAGGATTGATTACCGGTCACGCGTACAGTGTCACCAATGTTTTGAAGTTGGATGATGAGAAATTGTTGCGATTAAGAAACCCATGGGGCACCGATGACGAGTGGACAGGACCATGGAGTGATAAGTCggtagtaatttttttttcggttcgagaaattgaaagagaatgGCAGAAAGTGAATGATTTTCTTCAGATCCGACGAGTGGAAATCTATTccggatgaaaagaaaaaagagttgGGATTGAGTATCGAGGATGATGGGGAATTCTGGATAAGCTTCGACGATTTCGAGTCAAATTTCACCCACATTGAAATCTCCTACTTAGATCCAGAGTCGTGTCTGATCGAAGGAGTTACCGAccataataaaaagaaatgggtATTGAATACTTTGGAGGGGGAATGGGTTCACGGAGTCACAGCAGGTGGAAACAGCGACTGCTCGGGTAAGCAATCtaattttgaatcatattGTATAATCACTTTTCGACTTGGCTGAGAAATAACggattatctattttttttcagattcattTTATCTGAACCCACAGTATGTCATTACACTGAAAGAACCTGACGATGGTGAAGAAGAATCATGTTCAGTTCTTATTGCATTGATGCAGAGAAATCCAAAGACACAAAAGGTCAGAGGTGAGGACTTACTTACGATTGGATTCGACGTCTATCGCGTGAGTATCCGTCAGAATGCAGGAATTTGttaaaagaagtaaaatatttaaataatttcaagaatttctgGCAATAACGCGACTCCAACTTTGAACAGATCGATAAGTGTGAAGGCGTATCGAAGCCGTTAGGTAAGAGCTTTGAAAAGTATTGCAATACATTGGTCATAGAATCCGCATACGAAGCTGAACGTGAAGTTAGCGTTCGTACGAAATTGCAGCCAGGAACGTACGTTATCATTCCAACTGCTAGCGATGTCGACGAATCCGCTGAATTTTTGCTGCGAGTACTTTCTCCAAAACCCAATTATTTGGAGTAAGTTGATCAGCTACTTTTTGTAATTGATTCAATTCAGTTACGATTCATAAACGAACCTTGTCCGTTCTGTTTTGCAGAGAGTATGATCAGGAGCCCGGTCTTGGGGAACCTGACGAAAAGGTAGGTCGCGAATTTATAAAACTTAAGGTAATTAATTTGActtcaaaaatgataattctTCATGTCTTTAACATATTTCAGGCGTTGATACATAGACAACCACTGAGCAAGTCTATGGATCAAATTCGAACGTACTTTGAGGAACAGGCTGGTGATACGTTGGAAGTCAACTGGGAACAATTAAAAGATGTACTCGAGTATTCTATAGGTAAGAGTTGTGACGaagattttccaaaatcgaGAACATTCTCATCTAATGATATTACCTCTTTTAGAATTGCCTGAGGACGCTTTGAGCAAAAATACTTATCGAAGCATCGTGACCATTATGGATGCAGATGAATCGGGCAACATCGGATTTGAAGAATTCAAAACAGTTTTGAATGACGTCGCCAATATaaaggtaagaaaaattgatctctgGATAGAAATCCTCCGACTAattgtaattcaatttcttttattatttcacaggCCGTATTCGACTTATACGCCTTAGATGATTCCGAAACTTTAAAAACGTCTAAGCTTAGACAGGCTCTGAACAGCGCTGGTTATCAAGTAAATAACGGGGGTTTAAATAAATTAGCACGTCGCTATGGCAGCGACGATGACACAATGACATTCGAAGATTTGATGCAGTGTGCATTGCTGATAAGAAAATTCATCGGTAAGACAATATTGATCGATTAGAGCCTAGTAATATCATAGAAATATTCTATATAACTGTGGTAATATCTAATCGatgttcattattttccataATTGTTTTCCAGTTAAACATGGTGAATAAAATACCATAAAATGTGGAAGGATTTGAGGATCATAATAGAAGGAATATGATCTATCGACCGATCTAAAATAATACTACCCCAAGTACAATATATCTATTCTTTTACTGTGAGTTCTATTTGACcaattatcaatttattcctCGATGGATTTATTCATCCATGACTTTTAAGCGTGTGCTAAATATTCCATTATGTACGacgatataaatattaaatacatACATTGAAGCATTCACCTATGTAATTTACTCCAGTAGGAAGCGAAATTTGTTGTTTCCGAAACGCATACCCACCTGTTCatcaaaatttcttcaaatggGCCATTGTGTCATTTAATTGTAGCTTCGTTTTCAATCGCTACGAAGGCGACTCCTCAAAACTTATTAACGTTTCTGCGTATAGGTAcagtaggtatataagtacAACGTCTCTgctaaatgtatatatataaacctaAGCCTATATAACATAAATACCTTATACACAAGACTTTGTATACCTTCTGCCCGATTGCTAGCAGTACAAGACGAGAGACCCCTTGAAATCGTGTGTCTGTGGCCACGCAGCTTCCGACATCTCGATACCAATCACCGTTGatttaaattttaataaactGGCTCTAGCCATGTCAATTGTTCGTGAAAAACAGTGAAGACAGCCCTAACAACGCAATTCGATCATTTACTtttagagaggaaaaaatcattgatttgTGATGCCGAATTACTCGTATTTTTACACCAAGGCAGTCGCCGGAGACGATGGAATTGTTAAGACGAGCAAATTTCAAAAAGGGTGAGAATATATATTGtcataaaacgaaaaagatcGTTTCCTCGTACTTACAAATAACAACGATCGCAATTTTTATATCCAAATCAATTCACATcccctttcttatttttaccctCACTTACAAGAAAGTATGGGTTCAATCTACCTATGGTATAGTGTTCTTTactgagagaaagaaaaccagTTGATAGAAGATCGATGTCAAAGTTtatgtttttcaattatttggcAGGAATTCCGATCTACACGGATTGCCAGATGATATTTGGTCGACTTCTGGTCGGTATCGTTTGACATCACGCCTTTTAAGAGGTGGTCTCTCTGGTTCCGGAGACATCCATCATCCTGCCAACGCAATTTTCAAGGTTTTATCCAATAGTTTAAACAACATAAGGTTTCTTTTTAGTGAAATTAATATATGACAAATGAGCCAAGCAAAGCAATTTTTGTTAGTGTTTTGCTGCAGTTAATACATCAGAGGCCGATCACTCCGGGAGCGATTTTTGACTACTTTTGGATTTGTGCCAGGGCatgacgtatacatacattatacatataaccaCATACATATTTAGGTACACGCTGGTGCAGAGATGGAGTAGAAATTCCAACCCGGGGGCTTTACAGGTCACCTCATATTTATAGTCACGACTATTTTaaccttttctttctttagcTCCTGCGGgggtataattttctttcttttcaaatgaaattcggATATCGCTTCACGCAAACCtcttgatacaaaaaaaaaaaatgcattatCAGCAGTAATATCTCGGATCATTAtccattgaatttcatttttcggacCCATAAGATAATCTGTTTGGAGGTGAAACCGAAAGGTGGATCAGcttattcattcgaaaatcgaagTCCATCTAGCATTCGGTTCGAGTAAACGATATACACCAAGAATAAACTTTGTTTAAGTtttaaatgagaaaagaaaataattatttttccgttgGGATTTATCGGGGATTCATTCGGCCTCACAACGGtcagaattttaaaaaattcctaCGTCATGATATAAGAATCGTCTGTAGGAAAATATTGAGCTGGGGAATAAATACGAAAAAGTTAACGACGTATGACATTTGTTGGAGAACGTTAATGTGATGAGCCGCATCAGGCGTCTGGTTTCATTCCACAGTTAATACTAGAATTCTTCTTTCGtatcgtataattttcatatccaTACGATGTGACGATGTCTTCATGATGACAAATAATGTCTTCTGGAGTATCAGAAATTACTCCGCGTGAATACAAATTAGTCGGATCAatagatgtatatttttcctttccgcGTCATATTTCGATGTGTTATCGCGATAtaatgtgtatgtacgtacgtacgtacgggtacTGCGATCAAACGTTCGAATATCAAATCGCCATTTGTTACGGAAAAAGACTCATGCACGTGAGTTGTTAGAAGCAGGAAATATTGCATAATAGTCGTCGACTGTATCAGGTGTTCAAGCGATATGAACTGCCGGTAGTCAGTATAGTGCTGTTGAAATGCTCAGAAGCGGTTGAAGGCGCATACGTATGCTATGACGTTGAACATTatgactaattttttttccatacgacATACACAAAGATTAAGGAAGTATACGATGACGGATAATAGCTATCACGATCATGATATGCTCATTTCCTTTTATCTGAATCACGATCCCG from Athalia rosae chromosome 6, iyAthRosa1.1, whole genome shotgun sequence carries:
- the LOC105683174 gene encoding calpain-B-like, giving the protein MPDVGLQKRKPTLTSADNPSSIVIPNLVNNLATNKTVFKLGQRKSGTKPRTTLQDFHQLKEQCLSKEVLFEDPDFPARISSVYLKKRCDRTMTSQMIEWKRPKELVDDPQFVVDGFSRFDVKQGSVGDCWFLAALANLSLYPNLFCQVVPSDQGFGEGYAGIFHFRFWQCGKWVDVVIDDRLPTRGGELLFLRSNTANEFWSPLFEKAYAKLYGCYDALDGGWIREASEDFTGGVAENFKVEDASSDLFELLLSAHQRQSLLGCSIIPESSEAAEATKTIRGGEGEGNQGLITGHAYSVTNVLKLDDEKLLRLRNPWGTDDEWTGPWSDKSDEWKSIPDEKKKELGLSIEDDGEFWISFDDFESNFTHIEISYLDPESCLIEGVTDHNKKKWVLNTLEGEWVHGVTAGGNSDCSDSFYLNPQYVITLKEPDDGEEESCSVLIALMQRNPKTQKVRGEDLLTIGFDVYRIDKCEGVSKPLGKSFEKYCNTLVIESAYEAEREVSVRTKLQPGTYVIIPTASDVDESAEFLLRVLSPKPNYLEEYDQEPGLGEPDEKALIHRQPLSKSMDQIRTYFEEQAGDTLEVNWEQLKDVLEYSIELPEDALSKNTYRSIVTIMDADESGNIGFEEFKTVLNDVANIKAVFDLYALDDSETLKTSKLRQALNSAGYQVNNGGLNKLARRYGSDDDTMTFEDLMQCALLIRKFIVKHGE